The Meriones unguiculatus strain TT.TT164.6M chromosome 3, Bangor_MerUng_6.1, whole genome shotgun sequence genomic sequence ATGGATGTCTTCTGGGCAGCCATGGAGCCCTCCTTACACAATGCTGCACCCCCCTCCTTCCTGAGCCCTGTGCCTGTGGAGGAGACAATGGGGAAACACTGAGCAGACATGACTGCCTTCCTCACCCCACGTCTAAGTATGGTTAGGCAACATTTAGAACTGACCAGACTGGCCAGCCCTGAATCCTGTACTACTCACCTTCTTGCTCTGCCTGGTCTCTTCCCCCCTAGGGCAAAGGACTGGGTTGGGGGCCCTTGTCCTCAGGGGACTTATGGAAATGTCTGGAGGTCCTTTTGGTTACCACAACTGGGATGCAGGTACTGGTATTCCAGAGGGGAATTGATGGGCTAGCGGCCAGGGACCTGCAAGCATCCAGGGCACAGGGTCCCACTGCAAGAAGTCATCAGGCCCCGAATGTCTGCAAGGCCTGCTGCGATGGTGCAGCATCACATACAGCTTGCTGCTGTCTCCACTGCTTCTTTGTGGGTATCAGTCTCATGAGCCCCAGGGAGCAGACAGCTTGCCCCCAAAACATTGCTGCCGGTTTTTCCTCCCTCACCCCTGTACAGGCGGCAGACTCAGAAGGCCGCTCTTTGCCATCACAGGGAATGAGACACATCTCCTACTTCCTGTCCCTTTGTGGTGCCAAGGGCCATCAGCCTTCCTGCAGGACTCAGTCACCCCAGACCACTGCTCAGGCCACTGCCCAGGACCACAGGCTCAGAGGTAAAAACATAACAGCGGGAGCAGAAGAAAGGTTATCAGCTGGAAAAGTGGCCAGGGCCAAaccctctctgtccctgctgagCAGTGTGGACAGGCTTTTGTCTCCAGGAGGACTGGAGGAGAGGGGAGTTTCCCACTCAGCTATCAGTACTTGCCCTCTGATAGAATACAACCCCACCCTCAGGCTGGTGGGTAACAGAAGGCTTCCTGTCTGTTTTCAGGCTCCTCTGCTCCAGGGATTCTCACATGAAATACCTCTACACACTGCTTCCTTCTCAGACACCCTGACCCTCCACTCTCTTCTCTCCTGAAACTCTGCTGCCTGGCTCGAAGTCAACCAAGGCAGCTTGGAACATGACGCCATCCCTGCCTGACATCTCCAGCCCTTGAATTTAATTTCCAGCAGTTGGCTTCATCTTTGCACCATGTACTCTGCTGGCTAGACTGCTGTGTGTTAATGCTTTCCTAGATGAAAACACACCACCAGGATACTGGCTTGCAGGGGAGCTTGACCTGAACTGGAACAGACCTCCAAAACTGCATGCTCTTTCCACTACGCCTGCTGCCCTGAGACCGTATGCCAGGTCTCTCTAGCTGGGTCACATACTCCTCCAGGACCATTCTGTCTCCAGTTCCTCCCGAAAGTGGctctgcagggaagagcagaggagacACACATCCTGCTTCCCCTCTCCTCAGGGACACCAGGGCCCACCACTCCTGTGAGAGTTCTCCACACAGCTCAGCGGGGACAGAGGAGGTTTGTCCCTGGCCACTTTTCCAGAGCCAGTCACCTTCCTACTGCTCCCACTGTTATTTTTTACCTCTGAGCCTGTGGTCCTTGGCAGTGGCCTCTAATATCAGGGGTGATGGATGGCCCTTGCACCACAGTACTCTGCAGGTCCCTCCTTTGTGGGCTGACGTGCTCAGACTCTGGCTCAGTGTGGGCCTGGGAACCTAAGgggctctctctgtgtctcataCCAATGACTTTGTGTACTTACTGGCATGGGAGGGGGCAGAGGCATGGATGTGGCTGAAGCGCCGCCCTGAAGAGGTCAGGTACCAGTGCTGGATGGCAGGCTGGGGGTCGTACTCCGCCACTGCCATGCCATTCACTGCCGTCATCATGAGTGTGTTGAGCACCTCATTGGACAGCTTGGTCCTCTCGTCAGTCCTGATCCTGCTCATGGCCTTGAACCCCCGTGCACAGCAGGAAGTGGAGATGGGCACACTGACCACCACAGCTATGAGCTTGCTCAGCAGCGGGAATCGGCAGTGCTGAGTCAGGGCGTTCTTACACAGCTCGGAGAATGGAAGGTTCTGGGTGGCTGCTTTCAAGCCCAGCCACTCCTTCAGCAGAGCTTCCTCACTGTACCCCACGGGGAGGGAAAGCTCAAAATACCTGGCGAGGCTTAGAATGTCATCGTTCCCAAAGCAGGCCAGTTCAGTCCAGCTGGGCCAGGCCTTGGTGTCTAACGCCTCCATGCTCTTGAGCTGTGCGGGGCGGTCTGCATCAAACCTCTGCCGGAGGAACTCCACCCCAATCAGGATCATTCTCTCCCTGGCTGCCTGGAACCGCTGCTCGGCCTTCTCCACTCTATCCAGGAAGATGCCATGGAACTGCCCGTCCTGGAAGCCAGCACTGAACTCTTCTTCTTTAGGACCCGCCTGTTGGCGGAGACTCTCCAGTGCCACATAGGCCCGAGCCAGGGCAGAATTCAGCTCCGTGACCAGCACAAGCTCCTTCTGGCATACCTCAGACAGAGGCTTATAGATGCTCAGAAAATCCAAGAGAAAGTGGCAGAACTTGATGAGATGGAGGCCCTTCGCCTGCCTCAGCATGCCTTTGGCCCTCTGACCAATCTGGCCCCCGGCCTCCACCACGCTCTGGAGGTGCCTAGCCAGGGCAGGCCAGCTCACGATGAACACGTTCAGAGTGCGCCTTTTGCTGGCCACCCACCTGATGGTGTTCAAGTCCTTCAGGCGGAGGATTTCCTGCTCCAGTGGGGCTGCAACAGCCTGCAGCTCGCCGAGCCTCCTGTTTGAGGACTGGTAAAACTTGAAGACAGTCCGGAGGTGCCGGTCACACTTCCTCACCAGATCGATGCTCCCACAGGCGTCCACCACAGCCACGTGCAGCCGGTGGGCCACACTGTGCAGAGGCAGCAGCTGAGGGATGATCTCCTGGAACTTTTCCACGAGGCCTCCCTTGCAGCTCAGCATGGCAGACCCATCGGCACCCAGACCCACCACCCAGCCGGGCTTCCGGAAAGGGATGTCCAGCTCATCCAGGGCAGCGACGATGGTCTCTAAGTACCCATCTACTGTCTCGCTGGAGAGAGGGGCCAGGGCGATGAACGACTCCTTCACTTCTGTCTGCTTCAAGTAGCGCATGTATATCCCCACGCAGGCCTGACCGGAGGAGTCCGTGCAGCTGTCCAAGAGCAGGCTCACGCACGGCGAGCTCCGGATGTCTCCCAGGATCTCCTTCTTGAGCGTCTCGGAGATGTACTTGATGAACTGGGTGCATGCAGTGCGATTCCGGTACTTGCCTAACAGTGTGGTACCAGTGCTCTGCAGGAGTCGCAAGACCTTCTCGAAGTCATTCAGAGGCCTGGAGTGGTAGGCAATGGAGTAGGCAGCTTTGAAGAAGGGTTCCATGTTGGCCATGAGGTGGCTGGAAACCTCTGGGGTGAGGGCAGGCTGAGGGCTGTCATCTCTCATCTCCACAGTGTTGACACACAGCTTGTGGGCCTTACTG encodes the following:
- the Znf862 gene encoding zinc finger protein 862 isoform X2, with amino-acid sequence MARQHPGPEESPEPSSWENPHELHGRGPLGDVDGIAELLSSPRAELEDPTGSGAFPALYLDCMAELRQKETGSDILSPSNCNMLCKDAIEFCSQLPDKAQMKDSRVSGELPGMFEDVAVYFTREEWGLLDKEQKELYRDVMQMNYELLTSLEPSAAKPDLITKLERRAAPWIKGPNGLTSGKIRSLGKKKTVAVREADIQTQASATKSIPHPASAETRSSHCPPSMCEEADGPRSMKRTYRPRSIQKSWFGQFPWLVMDSKETKLFCAVCKERPTLHDKSSRLVQGYTGPFKVETLKYHEVSKAHKLCVNTVEMRDDSPQPALTPEVSSHLMANMEPFFKAAYSIAYHSRPLNDFEKVLRLLQSTGTTLLGKYRNRTACTQFIKYISETLKKEILGDIRSSPCVSLLLDSCTDSSGQACVGIYMRYLKQTEVKESFIALAPLSSETVDGYLETIVAALDELDIPFRKPGWVVGLGADGSAMLSCKGGLVEKFQEIIPQLLPLHSVAHRLHVAVVDACGSIDLVRKCDRHLRTVFKFYQSSNRRLGELQAVAAPLEQEILRLKDLNTIRWVASKRRTLNVFIVSWPALARHLQSVVEAGGQIGQRAKGMLRQAKGLHLIKFCHFLLDFLSIYKPLSEVCQKELVLVTELNSALARAYVALESLRQQAGPKEEEFSAGFQDGQFHGIFLDRVEKAEQRFQAARERMILIGVEFLRQRFDADRPAQLKSMEALDTKAWPSWTELACFGNDDILSLARYFELSLPVGYSEEALLKEWLGLKAATQNLPFSELCKNALTQHCRFPLLSKLIAVVVSVPISTSCCARGFKAMSRIRTDERTKLSNEVLNTLMMTAVNGMAVAEYDPQPAIQHWYLTSSGRRFSHIHASAPSHASTGLRKEGGAALCKEGSMAAQKTSIIPSGEP
- the Znf862 gene encoding zinc finger protein 862 isoform X3, whose translation is MAELRQKETGSDILSPSNCNMLCKDAIEFCSQLPDKAQMKDSRVSGELPGMFEDVAVYFTREEWGLLDKEQKELYRDVMQMNYELLTSLEPSAAKPDLITKLERRAAPWIKGPNGLTSGKIRSLGKKKTVAVREADIQTQASATKSIPHPASAETRSSHCPPSMCEEADGPRSMKRTYRPRSIQKSWFGQFPWLVMDSKETKLFCAVCKERPTLHDKSSRLVQGYTGPFKVETLKYHEVSKAHKLCVNTVEMRDDSPQPALTPEVSSHLMANMEPFFKAAYSIAYHSRPLNDFEKVLRLLQSTGTTLLGKYRNRTACTQFIKYISETLKKEILGDIRSSPCVSLLLDSCTDSSGQACVGIYMRYLKQTEVKESFIALAPLSSETVDGYLETIVAALDELDIPFRKPGWVVGLGADGSAMLSCKGGLVEKFQEIIPQLLPLHSVAHRLHVAVVDACGSIDLVRKCDRHLRTVFKFYQSSNRRLGELQAVAAPLEQEILRLKDLNTIRWVASKRRTLNVFIVSWPALARHLQSVVEAGGQIGQRAKGMLRQAKGLHLIKFCHFLLDFLSIYKPLSEVCQKELVLVTELNSALARAYVALESLRQQAGPKEEEFSAGFQDGQFHGIFLDRVEKAEQRFQAARERMILIGVEFLRQRFDADRPAQLKSMEALDTKAWPSWTELACFGNDDILSLARYFELSLPVGYSEEALLKEWLGLKAATQNLPFSELCKNALTQHCRFPLLSKLIAVVVSVPISTSCCARGFKAMSRIRTDERTKLSNEVLNTLMMTAVNGMAVAEYDPQPAIQHWYLTSSGRRFSHIHASAPSHASTGLRKEGGAALCKEGSMAAQKTSIIPSGEP
- the Znf862 gene encoding zinc finger protein 862 isoform X1, translating into MNEERTALFCAVCREYPFIRDTQSRLVEGCTGPFKMETLKYHAKSKAHLLCVRALAARDPIWAAHLQSLRESSAGVPDGPQHLFSTVHPSFYPAGPLGDVDGIAELLSSPRAELEDPTGSGAFPALYLDCMAELRQKETGSDILSPSNCNMLCKDAIEFCSQLPDKAQMKDSRVSGELPGMFEDVAVYFTREEWGLLDKEQKELYRDVMQMNYELLTSLEPSAAKPDLITKLERRAAPWIKGPNGLTSGKIRSLGKKKTVAVREADIQTQASATKSIPHPASAETRSSHCPPSMCEEADGPRSMKRTYRPRSIQKSWFGQFPWLVMDSKETKLFCAVCKERPTLHDKSSRLVQGYTGPFKVETLKYHEVSKAHKLCVNTVEMRDDSPQPALTPEVSSHLMANMEPFFKAAYSIAYHSRPLNDFEKVLRLLQSTGTTLLGKYRNRTACTQFIKYISETLKKEILGDIRSSPCVSLLLDSCTDSSGQACVGIYMRYLKQTEVKESFIALAPLSSETVDGYLETIVAALDELDIPFRKPGWVVGLGADGSAMLSCKGGLVEKFQEIIPQLLPLHSVAHRLHVAVVDACGSIDLVRKCDRHLRTVFKFYQSSNRRLGELQAVAAPLEQEILRLKDLNTIRWVASKRRTLNVFIVSWPALARHLQSVVEAGGQIGQRAKGMLRQAKGLHLIKFCHFLLDFLSIYKPLSEVCQKELVLVTELNSALARAYVALESLRQQAGPKEEEFSAGFQDGQFHGIFLDRVEKAEQRFQAARERMILIGVEFLRQRFDADRPAQLKSMEALDTKAWPSWTELACFGNDDILSLARYFELSLPVGYSEEALLKEWLGLKAATQNLPFSELCKNALTQHCRFPLLSKLIAVVVSVPISTSCCARGFKAMSRIRTDERTKLSNEVLNTLMMTAVNGMAVAEYDPQPAIQHWYLTSSGRRFSHIHASAPSHASTGLRKEGGAALCKEGSMAAQKTSIIPSGEP